One genomic region from Sphingobacterium sp. UGAL515B_05 encodes:
- a CDS encoding aldo/keto reductase, with product MKTFKLNNGVEIPAIGFGTWQIPEGEEAYQAVKEALAAGYTHIDTAAIYGNEKSVGKAIKDSGIDRNLLFITTKLWNTERGYDKTIAAFEQSLNDLQLDYLDLYLIHWPANETQFANWADINADTWRAFEFLYQQGKIKAIGVSNFPKDYLAKLLESATIVPAVNQIEFHPGYLQEDTVALCQSNDILVQAWSPLGSGRILQDETLVALAKEKNTSVGQLCIKFALSQGILPLPKSTNPDNIKRNLAIDDFELTASDIKTILELPQMGFSGSDPKKVAF from the coding sequence ATGAAAACATTCAAATTGAACAATGGAGTTGAAATTCCGGCAATTGGATTTGGAACTTGGCAAATTCCCGAGGGCGAAGAAGCTTATCAGGCAGTTAAAGAAGCTCTTGCCGCTGGATACACACATATTGACACCGCAGCTATCTATGGAAACGAAAAGAGTGTTGGAAAGGCTATAAAAGACAGTGGTATAGATCGTAATTTACTGTTTATTACAACAAAACTCTGGAACACCGAACGTGGATACGATAAGACAATTGCTGCATTTGAACAATCGCTCAATGATCTGCAATTGGATTACCTCGATCTTTACCTGATTCACTGGCCAGCCAACGAAACACAATTCGCAAACTGGGCTGACATCAACGCCGATACCTGGCGCGCTTTTGAATTTCTATATCAACAGGGAAAAATAAAAGCGATCGGTGTGAGTAATTTTCCAAAAGACTATCTCGCTAAATTATTGGAGTCAGCGACAATCGTACCTGCCGTGAACCAAATTGAATTTCATCCGGGTTATCTTCAGGAAGATACCGTGGCACTCTGCCAATCCAATGACATCCTTGTTCAGGCTTGGTCACCGCTGGGTTCGGGCAGAATATTGCAGGATGAAACACTCGTTGCACTGGCTAAGGAAAAGAATACAAGTGTTGGACAACTCTGTATCAAATTTGCCTTATCTCAGGGCATCTTGCCGTTGCCAAAATCAACCAATCCCGATAATATAAAACGAAATTTAGCTATCGACGATTTTGAGCTGACAGCAAGCGATATCAAAACTAT